ATATAGAGTTAAGATTAGGAGCAGGAGCTTTTGTATGTGGTGAAGGAACTGCTTTAATGGAATCCATAGAAGGCAGGAGAGGAATGCCAAGGACTAAAATCCACAGAACTGCTCATAAAGGCTTATGGGGGAAACCGACGGTAATAAATAATGTGGAAACTTTTGCAAACATCCCGGTAATATTTCAAAAAGGAGTAGAGTGGTTTAAAAATATCGGCACAGAGGATTCACCGGGAACCAAAGTATTTGCATTAGGAGGTAAGATTAACAACACTGGATTAGTTGAAATACCTATGGGAATTACATTGAGGGACATTATTTACGACATAGGTGGAGGCATACCTAATGGGAAAGAATTTAAGGCAGTTCAAACAGGAGGACCTTCTGGTGGTTGTATACCAAAGGAATACATAGATACTCCTGTAGATTTTAAATCCTTAGCAGAGTTGGGTTCCATAATGGGTTCTGGTGGAATGGTTGTAATGGATGAGGATAATTGCATGGTAGATATAGCAAGATTTTTCTTGGATTTTACCGTAGAAGAATCCTGCGGTAAATGTGTTCCATGTAGGGAAGGAACTAAACGAATGTTAGAAATATTAGAAAGGATAACCAATGGGGAAGGAACTCCAGAGGATTTAGATAGGCTAGAATCCCTATCTGAAACCATAACCAATGGTTCCTTATGCGGTCTAGGACAAACTGCTGCAAATCCAGTAATATCTACTATGAAGTATTTTAGGGATGAATATGAAGCCCATGTATACGAAAAGAGATGTCCAGCCGGTTCATGCCAAGCCCTATTACAGTTCTTTATTACAGAAAATTGTATAGGCTGTACTAAATGTGCTAGAAACTGTCCTGTTTCTTGCATTAGTGGAAAAGTAAAGGAAAGACATGTAATAAATACCGATGAATGTATTAAATGTGGTACTTGTATGGAGGTTTGTCCAGTTGGAGCTGTAATCAAGAGATAGAAATGGGAGGTTTATTATGGGAAATGTAACTCTT
This genomic window from Tepidimicrobium xylanilyticum contains:
- a CDS encoding NADH-ubiquinone oxidoreductase-F iron-sulfur binding region domain-containing protein; translation: MTINELNRIKEDTLAKINVRRGEQSIISYDKIDMKSKMVHVLVCGGTGCHSSQGDEIRQLLEKKAEEIGLDNIKVSLTGCFGLCETGPNIVIYPEGIFYSHVKLEDVDEIVEEHFVNGNLVKRLLYQGAVKEEAILPVNEVNFYKKQTRVALRNCGLINPEDIDEYIAFDGYQALAKVLTEMSQQEVIDFVKAANVRGRGGAGFPAGVKWETAYRYSADKKYVICNADEGDPGAFMDRSILEGDPHSVLEAMAICGYAIGSDQGYIYVRAEYPIAVKRLKIAIEQAKEKGLLGKNILGTDFSFDIELRLGAGAFVCGEGTALMESIEGRRGMPRTKIHRTAHKGLWGKPTVINNVETFANIPVIFQKGVEWFKNIGTEDSPGTKVFALGGKINNTGLVEIPMGITLRDIIYDIGGGIPNGKEFKAVQTGGPSGGCIPKEYIDTPVDFKSLAELGSIMGSGGMVVMDEDNCMVDIARFFLDFTVEESCGKCVPCREGTKRMLEILERITNGEGTPEDLDRLESLSETITNGSLCGLGQTAANPVISTMKYFRDEYEAHVYEKRCPAGSCQALLQFFITENCIGCTKCARNCPVSCISGKVKERHVINTDECIKCGTCMEVCPVGAVIKR